A section of the Candidatus Methylomirabilota bacterium genome encodes:
- a CDS encoding shikimate kinase, whose amino-acid sequence MSENAEVTVNGAGMGNIVFTGMMGTGKTAVGRYLAEQLKVPFYDLDELIEQESGLDIPAIFRERGEALFRALERTVVSRLSRLHGCIIATGGGTIVDPENLHGLRRHGEIICLTAAPERILERVEGMEHRPLLWHADKLERIREVMRIRAPVYAQVGEPIDTTDLSIEEVVAQVVARVDLHEVLKG is encoded by the coding sequence ATGTCCGAGAACGCTGAGGTGACCGTGAACGGTGCCGGGATGGGCAACATTGTGTTCACGGGAATGATGGGGACAGGAAAGACCGCGGTGGGCCGCTACCTGGCGGAGCAACTCAAGGTCCCCTTCTACGATCTCGATGAACTTATTGAGCAAGAAAGCGGCCTCGATATCCCCGCGATATTTCGGGAGCGGGGAGAGGCTCTCTTCCGGGCGCTCGAGCGGACCGTAGTCTCCCGCCTCTCTCGGCTCCACGGATGCATCATCGCGACTGGGGGGGGTACGATCGTGGACCCCGAGAACCTTCACGGTCTCCGCAGGCACGGAGAGATCATTTGTCTCACGGCGGCGCCGGAACGAATCCTGGAGCGGGTCGAGGGAATGGAACACCGCCCCCTGCTCTGGCACGCGGACAAGCTGGAACGGATTCGGGAGGTGATGCGAATTCGTGCCCCGGTCTACGCCCAGGTGGGTGAGCCTATTGACACGACCGACTTGAGTATCGAGGAGGTCGTTGCCCAGGTCGTGGCACGCGTCGATCTCCATGAAGTCCTCAAAGGCTAG